The following are encoded in a window of Roseimaritima ulvae genomic DNA:
- a CDS encoding M13 family metallopeptidase has translation MIQQISRASLLLLVSCLTIPTLSTAEESAGTTAATPLVSGIDKSLFSDNITPDQDFYQYANDGWLQNTDIPGDRSEYGIFSVLDDATKEQVRELIQAAADQTDAVKGSPTQKVGDLQRSFLDVEGRNARGHQPIEGMLEQVAAIDSVESLGTTIGDLERAGVGHLFGGYVSIDARNSDAYIVYITQSGLTLPDRDYYLKDEERYKKLRKELVEYAADMLTRIGHKDPQGAAERILELETAIAEAQWTKVENRDPVKTYNKKTAEQMRDILSIWPVYAAATEFDKSDAFILRQPSFFAAADKLLNEQPLQTWKDYLAFNVIDSYASYLTEDLEKRHFEFHGTAITGVAEQKPMWRRGVDLTGSVLGELVGELYVNKHFKPAAKKRMGELVENLKTAFAQRIEMLQWMGPGTKKQALEKLSQFTTKIGYPDEWKDYTKLSIGDSLPVNLIAAANFEHQRMLDKLGQPIDRGEWHMTPQTINAYYNPTMNEIVFPAAILQPPFFNMAADDAVNYGGIGAVIGHELSHGFDDKGSQYDGNGNLRDWWTEEDRKEFEQRADGLVKQYNGFKPLDDMSVNGELTLGENIGDLGGLNVAYHAYQLSLDGKPAPVIDGLTGDQRFFLGWAQVWRRLYREPELRRRLMVDPHSPSRYRVNGIVWNMDAFYEAFDIKEGSPMFIPKDQRVRIW, from the coding sequence ATGATTCAGCAAATCTCTCGGGCCAGCCTCCTGCTGCTGGTCTCCTGCCTCACAATCCCCACGCTCAGCACGGCCGAAGAATCCGCAGGCACCACGGCGGCCACGCCCCTGGTCTCGGGTATCGACAAGTCATTGTTCAGCGACAACATCACGCCGGACCAGGATTTCTATCAGTACGCCAATGATGGTTGGTTACAGAACACCGACATCCCCGGTGACCGCTCCGAATACGGCATCTTCTCGGTGCTCGACGACGCCACCAAAGAACAGGTTCGCGAACTGATCCAAGCCGCCGCGGATCAAACCGACGCGGTCAAAGGCTCGCCAACGCAGAAGGTCGGTGACTTGCAACGTTCCTTCCTGGACGTCGAAGGCCGCAACGCTCGCGGACATCAGCCCATCGAAGGCATGCTGGAACAAGTCGCCGCGATCGATTCAGTGGAATCCCTGGGCACCACGATCGGCGATCTGGAACGCGCCGGCGTCGGACATCTATTCGGTGGCTACGTTTCCATCGACGCCCGCAACAGCGATGCTTACATCGTCTACATCACGCAGTCCGGTCTGACGCTGCCCGACCGTGATTACTACCTGAAAGACGAAGAGCGGTACAAGAAACTGCGTAAGGAATTGGTCGAATACGCCGCCGACATGCTGACGCGAATCGGCCACAAAGATCCACAAGGGGCCGCCGAGCGAATCCTGGAACTGGAAACCGCCATCGCCGAAGCCCAGTGGACCAAGGTCGAAAACCGCGACCCAGTCAAAACCTACAACAAAAAAACCGCCGAGCAGATGCGGGACATCCTTTCGATCTGGCCCGTTTACGCGGCGGCCACGGAGTTCGACAAATCGGACGCCTTCATCCTGCGGCAACCCAGCTTCTTCGCCGCCGCCGATAAACTGCTGAACGAACAACCGTTGCAGACTTGGAAAGACTACCTGGCCTTCAACGTGATCGATTCCTATGCGTCGTACCTGACTGAAGACCTGGAGAAACGGCACTTCGAATTCCACGGCACCGCCATCACGGGCGTCGCCGAACAAAAACCGATGTGGCGCCGTGGCGTGGATTTGACCGGCAGCGTGTTGGGCGAACTGGTCGGTGAGTTGTATGTCAACAAACACTTCAAACCGGCGGCCAAGAAACGCATGGGCGAGCTGGTCGAAAACCTCAAAACCGCTTTTGCACAGCGGATCGAGATGCTCCAGTGGATGGGGCCGGGCACCAAGAAACAGGCGCTGGAAAAACTCTCGCAGTTCACCACCAAAATCGGCTACCCCGACGAGTGGAAGGACTACACAAAGCTTTCCATCGGAGATTCCTTGCCGGTCAACCTGATCGCCGCGGCCAACTTTGAACATCAACGCATGTTAGACAAACTGGGTCAGCCGATCGATCGTGGCGAATGGCACATGACGCCACAAACCATCAACGCTTACTACAACCCCACGATGAACGAGATCGTATTCCCGGCCGCAATCCTGCAGCCGCCGTTCTTTAATATGGCCGCCGACGACGCGGTCAACTACGGCGGCATCGGCGCGGTCATCGGCCATGAACTGAGCCACGGCTTTGACGACAAGGGCAGCCAATACGATGGCAATGGCAACCTGCGTGACTGGTGGACCGAAGAGGACCGTAAAGAATTCGAACAGCGAGCTGATGGATTGGTCAAACAGTACAACGGCTTTAAACCGCTGGACGACATGAGCGTCAACGGCGAGCTGACGCTGGGCGAAAACATCGGCGACCTGGGCGGCCTGAACGTCGCCTACCACGCGTATCAACTGTCACTCGACGGCAAACCGGCTCCGGTGATCGACGGCTTGACCGGCGATCAACGCTTCTTCCTGGGTTGGGCTCAGGTCTGGCGGCGTTTGTACCGCGAACCCGAACTGCGTCGGCGGTTGATGGTCGACCCGCACTCGCCCAGCCGCTACCGGGTCAACGGCATCGTCTGGAACATGGACGCCTTCTACGAAGCTTTTGACATCAAAGAAGGCAGCCCGATGTTTATCCCGAAAGACCAACGCGTGCGGATCTGGTAG